The following coding sequences are from one Nicotiana tomentosiformis chromosome 3, ASM39032v3, whole genome shotgun sequence window:
- the LOC104099494 gene encoding DNA excision repair protein ERCC-1 yields the protein MEGEEREGGAEKKNSFVIQIPSYEEVMEGSQSKTTPSSLFNPTPSFSQAFKFVKNSEFYSPPPTQPSSSPSPSQTATPRPINNSDISTSSSPSSTPSSSSTNRNAILVSHRQKGNPLLKHIRNVRWAFADIVCDYLLGQNTCALYLSLRYHLLHPDYLYFRIRELQKNFRLRIVLCHVDVEDVVKPLLEVTRTSLLHDCTLLCGWSLEECGRYLETVKVYENKPADLIQGQLDADYLSRLNHALTAVRHVNKTDVVTLGSTFGSLSHVMDASMEDLARCPGIGERKVKRLHDTFHEPFKREVPKRQCVPETSIANDSHPGSSSTREDEKEVGDTSNCEKKEPELTVKSALSAAFAKYSHKVAKKKNKSQVEEERKCSANEEAKTGDMNGSNNS from the exons ATGGAAGGCGAAGAGCGGGAAGGAGGAGCAGAGAAGAAGAATAGCTTTGTGATACAGATACCTTCTTACGAAGAAGTGATGGAGGGTTCTCAGTCCAAAACGACACCGTCTTCTCTTTTCAACCCTACCCCTTCTTTCTCCCAAGCTTTCAAATTTGTCAAGAACTCCGAATTCTACTCCCCTCCTCCGACTCAGCCTTCTTCTTCCCCTTCCCCCTCACAAACCGCCACTCCCAG GCCGATTAATAATTCAGATATTTCCACTTCATCATCACCATCGTCCACGCCCTCATCTTCTTCAACTAATCGAAATGCTATACTTGTAAGCCATCGACAG AAGGGCAATCCCTTGCTAAAACATATCAGGAATGTGAGGTGGGCTTTTGCAGATATTGTTTGTGACTACTTATTGGGCCAGAACACTTGTGCTCTTTATTTAAG CCTCCGGTATCATCTGCTTCATCCAGACTACTTGTATTTCCGGATAAGGGAATTGCAGAAGAACTTTAGGCTCCGCATAGTTTTGTGCCATGTTGATGTT GAAGATGTGGTCAAGCCTTTACTTGAAGTTACCAGAACTTCACTCCTTCATGATTGCACTCTGTTATGTGGTTGGAG TTTGGAAGAATGCGGACGGTACTTGGAGACGGTAAAGGTTTACGAAAACAAGCCCGCCGATCTCATTCAGGGCCAACTGGATGCGGATTACCTATCCCGG CTGAATCATGCTCTCACAGCAGTACGACATGTTAACAAAACAGATGTTGTGACTCTTGGCTCGACATTTGGG TCTCTTTCTCATGTTATGGATGCATCTATGGAAGATCTTGCTCGTTGCCCTGGCATAGGAGAGCGCAAG GTAAAACGCCTGCACGACACTTTTCATGAACCTTTCAAACGAGAAGTGCCAAAACGGCAATGTGTTCCGGAAACTTCAATTGCTAATGATTCTCATCCTGGCTCCAGCAGCACAAGGGAAGATGAGAAGGAAGTTGGGGATACAAGCAATTGTGAGAAGAAAGAACCCGAATTAACTGTCAAGTCAGCACTTTCTGCTGCTTTTGCTAAGTACTCGCACAAAGTTGCCAAAAAGAAGAATAAATCACAAGTAGAGGAAGAACGGAAATGCAGTGCTAATGAAGAAGCTAAAACTGGAGATATGAATGGCAGCAACAACAGCTGA
- the LOC104099493 gene encoding uncharacterized protein isoform X1, whose protein sequence is MEMDFRVGRKMQWTSYLPGYYPPKDLSGSVTGNSWSLPHNDITWNGARGFYVSLPPFMVDQNVELVHQKEILKQTIRKHEAIFRYQVNELHRVYRRQRELMDEIRRRKQMEDHLHLQASESKSFMSQLRSEISQKTDWPLVDLTSAEPSAPCREMFQGSSNSIAGQIVQPGADLLTEQNVRKDWKMSSSMSSASRNKTFDLELPAEEYVDIEDGEQCVEESPVQGPNILISEIQPQHSSKVNFVYPGDSSISNSTPRGTFLLFDLNEPIQPDETGCPNSALESMDVHEEISEMDQDLSGTGHAECSTLKKEGGGVSNLNPSDEVSSVERTLLQCNQTASSPPRFVDKSRNGNKTNKSLLVSPRKKIKEIPFAVQALPCFITNASLSKSPKSSVGNSNLTGMKSDLYNSSASSPTSGTSGSCLMKYGDNDPTSGQTHAVKLSKIPDSMNSVKGMDLNCTPSSDLSDDQFSAPTSNISHLNLPEGREREICEKYVLLDCIPSPDSALKSRKSTTNSSINSIKEETLLSPGHSEATMTSVDRDLEAPVSPENKECSPPRGDSLDNPIGTSAQWCKRDRMSDYTGETDRAAAETLLFISSSAVKARSKTLTGEPSEASHDSLGWLADIAASLASNLENEVGSRSRSRSSRPRKRNYQRVLQTEVLPAAASVPLRQLNEDLLAIEGLKLPANAASESGRCRKTLRKTSSRSRRWSHFGGRTGSLLHPHPSNDKHSVTERFWRDWGVTKGRQNGRRARSISSFC, encoded by the exons ATGGAAATGGACTTTCG GGTGGGGAGAAAAATGCAGTGGACAAGCTATCTCCCGGGATATTACCCTCCAAAAGATCTTAGTGGGAGCGTTACTGGTAATTCATGGTCTCTACCACACAATGATATCACGTGGAACGGTGCCAGAGGCTTCTATGTTTCCTTGCCTCCATTTATGGTGGACCAGAATGTGGAATTAGTTCATCAAAAGGAAATATTGAAGCAGACGATACGCAAGCATGAAGCAATATTTAGATATCAG GTCAATGAACTACATCGCGTATATAGAAGACAAAGAGAGTTAATGGATGAGATTAGAAGGAGAAAGCAAATGGAAGATCATTTACACTTGCAAGCATCAGAGTCGAAGTCTTTTATGTCACAGTTAAGGTCTGAAATTTCCCAGAAAACTGATTGGCCTCTGGTTGACCTCACAAGCGCCGAGCCGTCTGCACCATGTAGAGAAATGTTTCAAGGTTCTTCAAATTCTATTGCTGGTCAGATAGTGCAACCAGGTGCTGACTTGTTGACGGAACAAAATGTTAGAAAAGATTGGAAAATGTCATCTTCGATGAGCAGTGCGTCAAGAAATAAAACATTCGATCTTGAACTTCCAGCAGAAGAATACGTAGATATTGAAGACGGAGAACAATGTGTGGAGGAAAGTCCTGTTCAAGGGCCCAATATTCTGATTTCAGAGATTCAACCTCAACATAGTTCAAAAGTCAACTTTGTTTATCCTGGAGATTCTTCGATTTCTAACTCAACTCCTAGGGGTACCTTTCTTTTGTTTGACCTGAATGAACCAATACAGCCTGATGAAACAGGGTGTCCAAATTCTGCACTTGAATCTATGGACGTTCATGAGGAAATCAGCGAAATGGATCAGGATCTATCTGGAACAGGGCATGCAGAATGCTCAACTCTGAAGAAAGAAG GGGGAGGTGTAAGCAACCTGAATCCTTCTGATGAAGTTTCTTCTGTTGAGAGAACACTTCTTCAATGTAATCAAACAGCAAGTTCACCTCCAAGATTTGTAGACAAGAGTCGTAATGGAAACAAAACTAACAAATCATTGCTAGTTTCTCCTCGGAAAAAAATTAAGGAGATACCCTTCGCAGTTCAAGCTCTTCCATGCTTTATTACTAATGCATCACTCAGTAAGAGTCCTAAATCTTCTGTTGGGAATTCTAATCTCACTGGAATGAAGAGTGACCTGTACAACAGTAGTGCTTCTAGTCCAACTTCTGGCACATCAGGCTCCTGCTTGATGAAATATGGTGATAATGACCCTACATCTGGACAGACCCATGCTGTTAAGTTATCTAAGATTCCAGATAGCATGAATTCAGTGAAGGGTATGGACTTGAATTGCACACCTTCTTCCGATTTGTCTGATGATCAGTTTTCCGCCCCTACCTCCAATATTTCACATCTGAATCTCCCTGAAGGCAGAGAAAGAGAGATTTGTGAAAAATATGTTCTTCTTGACTGTATCCCGAGTCCTGATTCTGCACTCAAATCTAGAAAATCTACTACTAATTCTTCCATTAACAGCATCAAGGAAGAAACTCTATTATCACCTGGTCACAGTGAAGCAACAATGACTAGTGTAGACAGAGATTTGGAAGCTCCTGTAAGCCCAGAAAACAAGGAATGTTCTCCACCTAGAGGGGACTCTCTGGACAATCCGATCGGTACATCTGCCCAGTGGTGTAAAAGAGACCGCATGAGTGATTACACTGGGGAAACTGACAGGGCTGCAGCAGAGACACTACTTTTTATTTCGTCATCTGCTGTCAAGGCACGCTCAAAGACTCTCACTGGTGAACCATCTGAAGCCTCTCATGATTCTCTGGGATGGCTTGCTGATATTGCAGCTTCTTTGGCAAGTAATCTAGAGAATGAGGTTGGATCACGTAGTCGTTCAAGGAGCAGCCGACCAAGGAAGAGAAACTATCAGAGGGTCCTTCAAACAGAAGTGCTACCTGCTGCTGCCTCTGTGCCTCTGCGTCAGTTGAATGAAGATCTTCTGGCTATTGAAGGTCTAAAGTTACCTGCAAATGCTGCATCCGAATCAGGTCGATGTAGGAAAACTCTGCGTAAGACTAGTTCGAGAAGTAGGAGATGGTCCCATTTTGGGGGGAGAACTGGTTCGCTGTTACATCCACATCCTAGTAATGACAAACATAGCGTTACAGAGAGATTTTGGAGAGACTGGGGGGTGACAAAAGGGCGCCAAAACGGTCGGAGAGCTCGTTCTATCTCCTCTTTTTGCTGA
- the LOC104099493 gene encoding uncharacterized protein isoform X2, giving the protein MQWTSYLPGYYPPKDLSGSVTGNSWSLPHNDITWNGARGFYVSLPPFMVDQNVELVHQKEILKQTIRKHEAIFRYQVNELHRVYRRQRELMDEIRRRKQMEDHLHLQASESKSFMSQLRSEISQKTDWPLVDLTSAEPSAPCREMFQGSSNSIAGQIVQPGADLLTEQNVRKDWKMSSSMSSASRNKTFDLELPAEEYVDIEDGEQCVEESPVQGPNILISEIQPQHSSKVNFVYPGDSSISNSTPRGTFLLFDLNEPIQPDETGCPNSALESMDVHEEISEMDQDLSGTGHAECSTLKKEGGGVSNLNPSDEVSSVERTLLQCNQTASSPPRFVDKSRNGNKTNKSLLVSPRKKIKEIPFAVQALPCFITNASLSKSPKSSVGNSNLTGMKSDLYNSSASSPTSGTSGSCLMKYGDNDPTSGQTHAVKLSKIPDSMNSVKGMDLNCTPSSDLSDDQFSAPTSNISHLNLPEGREREICEKYVLLDCIPSPDSALKSRKSTTNSSINSIKEETLLSPGHSEATMTSVDRDLEAPVSPENKECSPPRGDSLDNPIGTSAQWCKRDRMSDYTGETDRAAAETLLFISSSAVKARSKTLTGEPSEASHDSLGWLADIAASLASNLENEVGSRSRSRSSRPRKRNYQRVLQTEVLPAAASVPLRQLNEDLLAIEGLKLPANAASESGRCRKTLRKTSSRSRRWSHFGGRTGSLLHPHPSNDKHSVTERFWRDWGVTKGRQNGRRARSISSFC; this is encoded by the exons ATGCAGTGGACAAGCTATCTCCCGGGATATTACCCTCCAAAAGATCTTAGTGGGAGCGTTACTGGTAATTCATGGTCTCTACCACACAATGATATCACGTGGAACGGTGCCAGAGGCTTCTATGTTTCCTTGCCTCCATTTATGGTGGACCAGAATGTGGAATTAGTTCATCAAAAGGAAATATTGAAGCAGACGATACGCAAGCATGAAGCAATATTTAGATATCAG GTCAATGAACTACATCGCGTATATAGAAGACAAAGAGAGTTAATGGATGAGATTAGAAGGAGAAAGCAAATGGAAGATCATTTACACTTGCAAGCATCAGAGTCGAAGTCTTTTATGTCACAGTTAAGGTCTGAAATTTCCCAGAAAACTGATTGGCCTCTGGTTGACCTCACAAGCGCCGAGCCGTCTGCACCATGTAGAGAAATGTTTCAAGGTTCTTCAAATTCTATTGCTGGTCAGATAGTGCAACCAGGTGCTGACTTGTTGACGGAACAAAATGTTAGAAAAGATTGGAAAATGTCATCTTCGATGAGCAGTGCGTCAAGAAATAAAACATTCGATCTTGAACTTCCAGCAGAAGAATACGTAGATATTGAAGACGGAGAACAATGTGTGGAGGAAAGTCCTGTTCAAGGGCCCAATATTCTGATTTCAGAGATTCAACCTCAACATAGTTCAAAAGTCAACTTTGTTTATCCTGGAGATTCTTCGATTTCTAACTCAACTCCTAGGGGTACCTTTCTTTTGTTTGACCTGAATGAACCAATACAGCCTGATGAAACAGGGTGTCCAAATTCTGCACTTGAATCTATGGACGTTCATGAGGAAATCAGCGAAATGGATCAGGATCTATCTGGAACAGGGCATGCAGAATGCTCAACTCTGAAGAAAGAAG GGGGAGGTGTAAGCAACCTGAATCCTTCTGATGAAGTTTCTTCTGTTGAGAGAACACTTCTTCAATGTAATCAAACAGCAAGTTCACCTCCAAGATTTGTAGACAAGAGTCGTAATGGAAACAAAACTAACAAATCATTGCTAGTTTCTCCTCGGAAAAAAATTAAGGAGATACCCTTCGCAGTTCAAGCTCTTCCATGCTTTATTACTAATGCATCACTCAGTAAGAGTCCTAAATCTTCTGTTGGGAATTCTAATCTCACTGGAATGAAGAGTGACCTGTACAACAGTAGTGCTTCTAGTCCAACTTCTGGCACATCAGGCTCCTGCTTGATGAAATATGGTGATAATGACCCTACATCTGGACAGACCCATGCTGTTAAGTTATCTAAGATTCCAGATAGCATGAATTCAGTGAAGGGTATGGACTTGAATTGCACACCTTCTTCCGATTTGTCTGATGATCAGTTTTCCGCCCCTACCTCCAATATTTCACATCTGAATCTCCCTGAAGGCAGAGAAAGAGAGATTTGTGAAAAATATGTTCTTCTTGACTGTATCCCGAGTCCTGATTCTGCACTCAAATCTAGAAAATCTACTACTAATTCTTCCATTAACAGCATCAAGGAAGAAACTCTATTATCACCTGGTCACAGTGAAGCAACAATGACTAGTGTAGACAGAGATTTGGAAGCTCCTGTAAGCCCAGAAAACAAGGAATGTTCTCCACCTAGAGGGGACTCTCTGGACAATCCGATCGGTACATCTGCCCAGTGGTGTAAAAGAGACCGCATGAGTGATTACACTGGGGAAACTGACAGGGCTGCAGCAGAGACACTACTTTTTATTTCGTCATCTGCTGTCAAGGCACGCTCAAAGACTCTCACTGGTGAACCATCTGAAGCCTCTCATGATTCTCTGGGATGGCTTGCTGATATTGCAGCTTCTTTGGCAAGTAATCTAGAGAATGAGGTTGGATCACGTAGTCGTTCAAGGAGCAGCCGACCAAGGAAGAGAAACTATCAGAGGGTCCTTCAAACAGAAGTGCTACCTGCTGCTGCCTCTGTGCCTCTGCGTCAGTTGAATGAAGATCTTCTGGCTATTGAAGGTCTAAAGTTACCTGCAAATGCTGCATCCGAATCAGGTCGATGTAGGAAAACTCTGCGTAAGACTAGTTCGAGAAGTAGGAGATGGTCCCATTTTGGGGGGAGAACTGGTTCGCTGTTACATCCACATCCTAGTAATGACAAACATAGCGTTACAGAGAGATTTTGGAGAGACTGGGGGGTGACAAAAGGGCGCCAAAACGGTCGGAGAGCTCGTTCTATCTCCTCTTTTTGCTGA